One genomic window of Polyodon spathula isolate WHYD16114869_AA chromosome 8, ASM1765450v1, whole genome shotgun sequence includes the following:
- the LOC121320269 gene encoding putative transporter SVOPL — protein MNTTMQRKPMINTIYLEELNQESNESHTEATEEKTYTVEDAVETIGFGRFHILLFFIMGSTSIVEATEIMLLAVVSPAIRCEWRLEDWQVAFVTTMVFLGFMVCSLFSGYLADKYGRWKVVFGCFVWGLYFSLLTSFAPTYGWFVFLRAMVGVGVSGHSQGFVLKTEFLPKKYRGFVLPLASFFWLIGSLMVIVLGLAVVPTYGWRWLIRISTIPSIILIVLFKFIPESARYNVSSGNTKVAIETLQKIAKMNRACLPEGRLVESVVERRGYFLDLITPSYRRTSLILWYSWFVASFSYYGIILASSELLERNLVCGTQAGTKTNGADGSPCYCSSFGPSDYHTMLISTLGDIAFVPLNIATINVFGRRLSLTISTLVTGIFFLLLNICTTRFGLTVLLFILRALVSTNFNIVYIYTAEVYPTTMRSVGMGFCNSASRIGGMTAPFIAQVLMSKSVASALCQFSVACFVCAVAVWFLPIETTGRALQQEH, from the exons ATGAACACCACCATGCAAAGGAAGCCAATGATAAACACTATTTACTTGGAGGAACTCAACCAGGAATCAAATGAATCTCACACTGAAGCCACAG AGGAGAAAACGTACACTGTGGAGGATGCTGTGGAAACCATTGGCTTTGGCCGATTCCACATTCTTCTGTTTTTCATAATGGGAAGCACAAGT ATAGTTGAAGCCACTGAGATTATGCTGCTAGCTGTCGTGTCCCCAGCCATTCGGTGCGAGTGGCGCCTGGAAGACTGGCAGGTGGCATTTGTCACGACG ATGGTTTTTTTGGGCTTCATGGTTTGCAGTCTGTTTAGTGGATACCTGGCTGACAAGTATGGACGGTGGAAG gttgTCTTTGGCTGTTTTGTCTGGGGTTTATATTTCTCATTGCTGACCTCATTCGCCCCAACATATGGCTGGTTCGTCTTCTTGCGTGCCATGGTAGGGGTCGGTGTGTCTGGTCACTCACAGGG GTTTGTTCTAAAAACAGAATTCCTGCCAAAAAAATACAGAGGTTTTGTGTTACCTTTGGCATCG TTTTTTTGGCTGATAGGTTCATTGATGGTAATTGTTCTGGGATTAGCAGTTGTTCCCACTTATGGCTGGCGCTGGCTGATTCGAATCTCCACTATTCCCAGCATCAtccttattgttttatttaag TTTATTCCTGAGTCTGCCAGGTACAATGTCTCATCAGGAAACACCAAAGTTGCCATAGAAACTCTGCAGAAAATTGCAAAAATGAATCGGGCCTGCTTGCCGGAGGGAAGATTAGTGGAGTCTGTTGTG GAAAGGAGAGGATATTTTCTGGATTTAATAACTCCTTCGTATCGGAGAACATCACTGATATTGTGGTATTCATG GTTTGTTGCCTCTTTTTCTTACTATGGAATTATCCTGGCCAGCTCTGAGCTGCTTGAGCGAAATCTTGTCTGTGGCACCCAAGCAGGAACAAAGACCAATGGAGCTGATGGTTCCCCGTGCTACTGCAGCTCCTTTGGACCCTCAGATTATCACACAATGCTTATTAGCACTCTTGGAGACATTGCAT TCGTACCTTTGAATATCGCAACAATAAATGTCTTCGGGAGACGACTTTCCTTAACTATTTCCACACTGGTAACTGGAattttcttcctcctcctcaaCATCTGTACAACAAG ATTTGGATTgactgtgttgttatttattcttCGTGCTCTTGTGTCAACAAATTTTAACATTGTTTACATTTATACTGCAGAG GTATACCCCACTACAATGCGCTCTGTAGGAATGGGTTTTTGTAACTCAGCTAGCCGTATTGGTGGAATGACGGCACCCTTCATAGCTCAG GTTCTAATGTCAAAATCGGTGGCCTCAGCTCTGTGTCAGTTTTCCGTTGCGTGTTTTGTATGTGCAGTCGCAGTTTGGTTTTTGCCCATCGAGACCACAGGACGTGCTCTTCAG caagaaCACTGA